Proteins encoded in a region of the Podarcis muralis chromosome 2, rPodMur119.hap1.1, whole genome shotgun sequence genome:
- the LOC144326177 gene encoding uncharacterized protein LOC144326177 isoform X1 gives MEGGRWTVDLVRLSPASLPTTSEHSLPGPLEKSDSQKVEEDESQNSMEPHVNLLGRRKKLRIQQQTHKGEKPFECIECGKSFSTSGTLRIHQRTHTGEKPFKCIECAKSFSTSGTLRIHQRTHTGEKPFKCIECGKSFSRNGALRIHQRTHTGEKPFKCIECGKSFNQYVVLRIHQRTHTGEKPFKCIECGKSFSESGKVRMHQRTHTGEKPFKCIECGKSFSKSGKLRIHQRTHTGEKPFKCMECGKSFSESGTLRRHQRTHTGEKPFECIECGKSFSTSGTLRIHQLTHTGEKPFKCIECRKSFSTSGKLRIHQRTHMGEKPFECIECGKSFSESGKLRIHQRTHTGEKPFKCMECAKSFSTSGTLRRHQQTHTRRNHLNVLNVEIASVKMNSLEDIS, from the exons atggaaggaggaagatggacggttgacctggtcaggctgtctcccgcatccctccccacaacctctgagcattccctcccaggacccttggagaaatctg acTCCCAAAAAGTTGAGGAGGATGAAAGTCAGAATTCTATGGAGCCACATGTGAATTTattgggaaggagaaagaaactgAGGATACAACAACAAACTCAcaaaggagagaaaccatttgaatgtattgaatgtggaaagagcttcagtacaagtggaacacttagaatacatcaacgaactcacacgggggagaaaccatttaaatgtattgaatgtgcaaagagcttcagtacaagtggaacccttagaatacatcaacgaactcacactggggagaaaccatttaaatgtattgaatgtggaaaaagcttcagtaggaatggagcacttagaatacaccaacgaactcacacgggggagaaaccatttaaatgtattgaatgtggaaagagcttcaatcaatATGTagtccttagaatacatcaacgaactcacactggggagaaaccatttaaatgtattgaatgtggaaagagcttcagtgaaagtgggaaAGTTAGAATGCATCAACGAacccatactggggagaaaccatttaaatgtattgaatgtgggaaaagcttcagtaaaagtgggaaacttagaatacatcaacgaactcacacaggggagaaaccattcaaatgtatggaatgtggaaagagcttcagtgaaagtggaacacttagaagacatcaacgtactcacacaggggagaaaccatttgaatgtattgaatgtggaaagagcttcagtacaagtggaacacttagaatacatcaactaactcacacgggggagaaaccatttaaatgtattgaatgtagaaagagcttcagtacaagtgggaaacttagaatacatcaacgaactcatatgggggagaaaccatttgaatgtattgaatgtggaaaaagcttcagtgaaagtgggaaacttagaatacatcaacgaactcatactggggagaaaccatttaaatgtatggaatgtgcaaagagcttcagtacaagtggaacccttagaagacaccaacaaactcacacgaggagaaaccatttaaatgtgttgAATGTAGAAATAGCTTCAGTAAAAATGAACTCCTTAGAAGACATCAGCTAA
- the LOC144326177 gene encoding uncharacterized protein LOC144326177 isoform X2, producing MEPHVNLLGRRKKLRIQQQTHKGEKPFECIECGKSFSTSGTLRIHQRTHTGEKPFKCIECAKSFSTSGTLRIHQRTHTGEKPFKCIECGKSFSRNGALRIHQRTHTGEKPFKCIECGKSFNQYVVLRIHQRTHTGEKPFKCIECGKSFSESGKVRMHQRTHTGEKPFKCIECGKSFSKSGKLRIHQRTHTGEKPFKCMECGKSFSESGTLRRHQRTHTGEKPFECIECGKSFSTSGTLRIHQLTHTGEKPFKCIECRKSFSTSGKLRIHQRTHMGEKPFECIECGKSFSESGKLRIHQRTHTGEKPFKCMECAKSFSTSGTLRRHQQTHTRRNHLNVLNVEIASVKMNSLEDIS from the coding sequence ATGGAGCCACATGTGAATTTattgggaaggagaaagaaactgAGGATACAACAACAAACTCAcaaaggagagaaaccatttgaatgtattgaatgtggaaagagcttcagtacaagtggaacacttagaatacatcaacgaactcacacgggggagaaaccatttaaatgtattgaatgtgcaaagagcttcagtacaagtggaacccttagaatacatcaacgaactcacactggggagaaaccatttaaatgtattgaatgtggaaaaagcttcagtaggaatggagcacttagaatacaccaacgaactcacacgggggagaaaccatttaaatgtattgaatgtggaaagagcttcaatcaatATGTagtccttagaatacatcaacgaactcacactggggagaaaccatttaaatgtattgaatgtggaaagagcttcagtgaaagtgggaaAGTTAGAATGCATCAACGAacccatactggggagaaaccatttaaatgtattgaatgtgggaaaagcttcagtaaaagtgggaaacttagaatacatcaacgaactcacacaggggagaaaccattcaaatgtatggaatgtggaaagagcttcagtgaaagtggaacacttagaagacatcaacgtactcacacaggggagaaaccatttgaatgtattgaatgtggaaagagcttcagtacaagtggaacacttagaatacatcaactaactcacacgggggagaaaccatttaaatgtattgaatgtagaaagagcttcagtacaagtgggaaacttagaatacatcaacgaactcatatgggggagaaaccatttgaatgtattgaatgtggaaaaagcttcagtgaaagtgggaaacttagaatacatcaacgaactcatactggggagaaaccatttaaatgtatggaatgtgcaaagagcttcagtacaagtggaacccttagaagacaccaacaaactcacacgaggagaaaccatttaaatgtgttgAATGTAGAAATAGCTTCAGTAAAAATGAACTCCTTAGAAGACATCAGCTAA